A stretch of the Leptospira bandrabouensis genome encodes the following:
- a CDS encoding FixH family protein, with translation MMFKELHPSLRNAMYVVLFSFTALVAATFYTIRLTYKNFEPVMDKNYYEIGLNYEKAIENQKELLKEGYLIKTNWDNQVLLPMGESEISVQLEKNGTLTNQNAKSMIVYLERNATTKNTAHFNLTPTANGFVGKIPLLEKGTWNLRLVADIDGKSFEREGKISVK, from the coding sequence ATGATGTTTAAAGAATTACACCCCAGTCTAAGAAATGCCATGTATGTGGTTCTGTTTAGTTTTACAGCACTTGTTGCGGCAACTTTTTATACCATTCGTTTGACCTATAAAAACTTTGAACCAGTGATGGACAAAAACTATTACGAAATTGGTTTGAACTATGAAAAAGCCATCGAGAACCAAAAAGAACTTTTGAAAGAAGGTTATCTAATCAAAACCAATTGGGACAACCAAGTCTTACTCCCAATGGGTGAATCGGAAATTTCGGTCCAACTGGAAAAAAACGGAACACTCACAAATCAAAACGCAAAATCGATGATAGTTTATTTGGAAAGAAATGCAACTACCAAAAATACAGCGCATTTCAATTTAACACCAACAGCCAATGGGTTTGTTGGAAAAATCCCACTTTTAGAAAAAGGAACATGGAATTTAAGACTGGTTGCTGACATAGATGGTAAGTCCTTTGAAAGAGAAGGAAAAATATCTGTTAAATGA